A genomic stretch from Sander vitreus isolate 19-12246 chromosome 17, sanVit1, whole genome shotgun sequence includes:
- the fbxo9 gene encoding F-box only protein 9 isoform X1, with the protein MVCSPCFSTSPHFLTSCVTEPPGHSAEWLRSCELAEENTDVAGMIEDEDEGSDDPNLQVQQEPLINSNQKTSFFPYGLELNAFRAQWMSELKPSSGASGLSGRLLRAKGLKRTQDIAREEKATELFLRAVQEEQNGAVYEAIKFYRMAVQLVPDIEFKINYSRPADADRVGGNYVEDNNVDEIEDLLAYFEQQLNVESSFPKICTAELDLTQMHISALPREIMMYIFRWVVSSDLDMRALEQLSLVCRGFYICARDPEIWHLACLRVWGRNCTKLVPFKSWREMFLRRPRVRYDGVYISKTSYIRQGEESLDGFYRAWHHVEYYRYLRFFPSGQVVMLTTPEDPLAVVPRLRTKNIRMDSVMLGHFRLSQETDNQTKVFAVVCKKKEEKATEFQRNRFCRRNPAPEAEHSFHVGLHLSSGGRQMFSKLEWIHHSCHINYKLTGETVVTAFDVDSKYTPFFFARVKSYTAFSEQPL; encoded by the exons atggtctgCTCTCCGTGTTTTTCAACTTCGCCACACTTCCTGACTTCCTGTGTCACTGAACCTCCGGGACACTCAGCGGAATGGCTGCGTTCCTGCGAGCTC GCTGAAGAAAATACAGATGTGGCAGGTATGATTGAGGATGAAGATGAAGGTTCCGATGACCCAAACCTTCAG GTACAACAAGAACCCCTCATTAACTCCAatcaaaaaacatctttttttccatATGGT CTGGAGCTCAATGCGTTCAGAGCTCAGTGGATGTCTGAGCTCAAGCCGAGCTCTGGAGCGAGTGGATTAAGTGGCCGACTGCTGCGAGCTAAAGGTCTAAAGAGGACACAAGATATTGCCAGGGAGGAGAAA GCCACAGAGCTGTTCTTGAGAGCTGTTCAAGAAGAGCAGAATGGAGCCGTTTATGAGG CTATCAAGTTCTATCGCATGGCTGTGCAACTTGTACCTGACATTGAGTTTAAAATCAACTACAGCCGTCCTGCTGATGCAGACCGAGTTGGAGGAAACTA CGTGGAGGACAATAATGTTGATGAGATCGAAGATCTACTTGCCTACTTTGAGCAGCAGCTCAATGTGGAAAGCTCCTTTCCAAAGATCTGCACTGCTGAGTTGGATTTGACTCAGATGCACATTTCAG CCTTGCCACGGGAAATCATGATGTACATATTCCGTTGGGTCGTGTCGAGTGATCTTGACATGCGAGCCCTGGAGCAGCTCTCTCTGGTTTGCCGGGGGTTTTACATCTGTGCAAG GGACCCTGAGATTTGGCATTTAGCCTGTTTAAGAGTGTGGGGACGGAACTGCACCAAACTTGTACCCTTCAAATCCTGGAGGGAGATGTTCCTGCGAAGGCCTCGTGTGCGTTATGATG GTGTTTATATCAGTAAGACCTCATACATTCGTCAAGGAGAGGAATCGTTGGATGGATTTTACAGGGCTTGGCATCACGTTGAGTACTACAG GTACCTCCGGTTCTTCCCTAGTGGCCAAGTCGTCATGCTGACCACCCCTGAGGACCCTCTGGCCGTTGTTCCTCGCTTGCGTACAAAGAACATCAG AATGGATTCTGTTATGCTCGGTCATTTCCGTCTGTCGCAGGAGACGGACAATCAAACCAAAGTTTTTGCTGTGGTCTgcaagaaaaaggaggag AAAGCGACCGAGTTTCAAAGGAATCGGTTCTGCAGGCGGAACCCAGCTCCGGAGGCTGAACACAGCTTCCATGTGGGACTGCATCTGTCCTCTGGGGGGCGTCAGATGTTCAGTAAGCTCGAGTGGATTCACCACTCCTGCCACATCAATTACAA GCTGACTGGGGAAACGGTTGTCACAGCATTTGACGTGGACAGCAAGTACACACCCTTCTTCTTTGCACGTGTGAAGAGTTACACTGCTTTCTCTGAGCAGCCTCTTTAA
- the fbxo9 gene encoding F-box only protein 9 isoform X2 codes for MVCSPCFSTSPHFLTSCVTEPPGHSAEWLRSCELAEENTDVAGMIEDEDEGSDDPNLQLELNAFRAQWMSELKPSSGASGLSGRLLRAKGLKRTQDIAREEKATELFLRAVQEEQNGAVYEAIKFYRMAVQLVPDIEFKINYSRPADADRVGGNYVEDNNVDEIEDLLAYFEQQLNVESSFPKICTAELDLTQMHISALPREIMMYIFRWVVSSDLDMRALEQLSLVCRGFYICARDPEIWHLACLRVWGRNCTKLVPFKSWREMFLRRPRVRYDGVYISKTSYIRQGEESLDGFYRAWHHVEYYRYLRFFPSGQVVMLTTPEDPLAVVPRLRTKNIRMDSVMLGHFRLSQETDNQTKVFAVVCKKKEEKATEFQRNRFCRRNPAPEAEHSFHVGLHLSSGGRQMFSKLEWIHHSCHINYKLTGETVVTAFDVDSKYTPFFFARVKSYTAFSEQPL; via the exons atggtctgCTCTCCGTGTTTTTCAACTTCGCCACACTTCCTGACTTCCTGTGTCACTGAACCTCCGGGACACTCAGCGGAATGGCTGCGTTCCTGCGAGCTC GCTGAAGAAAATACAGATGTGGCAGGTATGATTGAGGATGAAGATGAAGGTTCCGATGACCCAAACCTTCAG CTGGAGCTCAATGCGTTCAGAGCTCAGTGGATGTCTGAGCTCAAGCCGAGCTCTGGAGCGAGTGGATTAAGTGGCCGACTGCTGCGAGCTAAAGGTCTAAAGAGGACACAAGATATTGCCAGGGAGGAGAAA GCCACAGAGCTGTTCTTGAGAGCTGTTCAAGAAGAGCAGAATGGAGCCGTTTATGAGG CTATCAAGTTCTATCGCATGGCTGTGCAACTTGTACCTGACATTGAGTTTAAAATCAACTACAGCCGTCCTGCTGATGCAGACCGAGTTGGAGGAAACTA CGTGGAGGACAATAATGTTGATGAGATCGAAGATCTACTTGCCTACTTTGAGCAGCAGCTCAATGTGGAAAGCTCCTTTCCAAAGATCTGCACTGCTGAGTTGGATTTGACTCAGATGCACATTTCAG CCTTGCCACGGGAAATCATGATGTACATATTCCGTTGGGTCGTGTCGAGTGATCTTGACATGCGAGCCCTGGAGCAGCTCTCTCTGGTTTGCCGGGGGTTTTACATCTGTGCAAG GGACCCTGAGATTTGGCATTTAGCCTGTTTAAGAGTGTGGGGACGGAACTGCACCAAACTTGTACCCTTCAAATCCTGGAGGGAGATGTTCCTGCGAAGGCCTCGTGTGCGTTATGATG GTGTTTATATCAGTAAGACCTCATACATTCGTCAAGGAGAGGAATCGTTGGATGGATTTTACAGGGCTTGGCATCACGTTGAGTACTACAG GTACCTCCGGTTCTTCCCTAGTGGCCAAGTCGTCATGCTGACCACCCCTGAGGACCCTCTGGCCGTTGTTCCTCGCTTGCGTACAAAGAACATCAG AATGGATTCTGTTATGCTCGGTCATTTCCGTCTGTCGCAGGAGACGGACAATCAAACCAAAGTTTTTGCTGTGGTCTgcaagaaaaaggaggag AAAGCGACCGAGTTTCAAAGGAATCGGTTCTGCAGGCGGAACCCAGCTCCGGAGGCTGAACACAGCTTCCATGTGGGACTGCATCTGTCCTCTGGGGGGCGTCAGATGTTCAGTAAGCTCGAGTGGATTCACCACTCCTGCCACATCAATTACAA GCTGACTGGGGAAACGGTTGTCACAGCATTTGACGTGGACAGCAAGTACACACCCTTCTTCTTTGCACGTGTGAAGAGTTACACTGCTTTCTCTGAGCAGCCTCTTTAA
- the fbxo9 gene encoding F-box only protein 9 isoform X3, translating into MAEENTDVAGMIEDEDEGSDDPNLQVQQEPLINSNQKTSFFPYGLELNAFRAQWMSELKPSSGASGLSGRLLRAKGLKRTQDIAREEKATELFLRAVQEEQNGAVYEAIKFYRMAVQLVPDIEFKINYSRPADADRVGGNYVEDNNVDEIEDLLAYFEQQLNVESSFPKICTAELDLTQMHISALPREIMMYIFRWVVSSDLDMRALEQLSLVCRGFYICARDPEIWHLACLRVWGRNCTKLVPFKSWREMFLRRPRVRYDGVYISKTSYIRQGEESLDGFYRAWHHVEYYRYLRFFPSGQVVMLTTPEDPLAVVPRLRTKNIRMDSVMLGHFRLSQETDNQTKVFAVVCKKKEEKATEFQRNRFCRRNPAPEAEHSFHVGLHLSSGGRQMFSKLEWIHHSCHINYKLTGETVVTAFDVDSKYTPFFFARVKSYTAFSEQPL; encoded by the exons ATG GCTGAAGAAAATACAGATGTGGCAGGTATGATTGAGGATGAAGATGAAGGTTCCGATGACCCAAACCTTCAG GTACAACAAGAACCCCTCATTAACTCCAatcaaaaaacatctttttttccatATGGT CTGGAGCTCAATGCGTTCAGAGCTCAGTGGATGTCTGAGCTCAAGCCGAGCTCTGGAGCGAGTGGATTAAGTGGCCGACTGCTGCGAGCTAAAGGTCTAAAGAGGACACAAGATATTGCCAGGGAGGAGAAA GCCACAGAGCTGTTCTTGAGAGCTGTTCAAGAAGAGCAGAATGGAGCCGTTTATGAGG CTATCAAGTTCTATCGCATGGCTGTGCAACTTGTACCTGACATTGAGTTTAAAATCAACTACAGCCGTCCTGCTGATGCAGACCGAGTTGGAGGAAACTA CGTGGAGGACAATAATGTTGATGAGATCGAAGATCTACTTGCCTACTTTGAGCAGCAGCTCAATGTGGAAAGCTCCTTTCCAAAGATCTGCACTGCTGAGTTGGATTTGACTCAGATGCACATTTCAG CCTTGCCACGGGAAATCATGATGTACATATTCCGTTGGGTCGTGTCGAGTGATCTTGACATGCGAGCCCTGGAGCAGCTCTCTCTGGTTTGCCGGGGGTTTTACATCTGTGCAAG GGACCCTGAGATTTGGCATTTAGCCTGTTTAAGAGTGTGGGGACGGAACTGCACCAAACTTGTACCCTTCAAATCCTGGAGGGAGATGTTCCTGCGAAGGCCTCGTGTGCGTTATGATG GTGTTTATATCAGTAAGACCTCATACATTCGTCAAGGAGAGGAATCGTTGGATGGATTTTACAGGGCTTGGCATCACGTTGAGTACTACAG GTACCTCCGGTTCTTCCCTAGTGGCCAAGTCGTCATGCTGACCACCCCTGAGGACCCTCTGGCCGTTGTTCCTCGCTTGCGTACAAAGAACATCAG AATGGATTCTGTTATGCTCGGTCATTTCCGTCTGTCGCAGGAGACGGACAATCAAACCAAAGTTTTTGCTGTGGTCTgcaagaaaaaggaggag AAAGCGACCGAGTTTCAAAGGAATCGGTTCTGCAGGCGGAACCCAGCTCCGGAGGCTGAACACAGCTTCCATGTGGGACTGCATCTGTCCTCTGGGGGGCGTCAGATGTTCAGTAAGCTCGAGTGGATTCACCACTCCTGCCACATCAATTACAA GCTGACTGGGGAAACGGTTGTCACAGCATTTGACGTGGACAGCAAGTACACACCCTTCTTCTTTGCACGTGTGAAGAGTTACACTGCTTTCTCTGAGCAGCCTCTTTAA
- the fbxo9 gene encoding F-box only protein 9 isoform X4, with amino-acid sequence MAEENTDVAGMIEDEDEGSDDPNLQLELNAFRAQWMSELKPSSGASGLSGRLLRAKGLKRTQDIAREEKATELFLRAVQEEQNGAVYEAIKFYRMAVQLVPDIEFKINYSRPADADRVGGNYVEDNNVDEIEDLLAYFEQQLNVESSFPKICTAELDLTQMHISALPREIMMYIFRWVVSSDLDMRALEQLSLVCRGFYICARDPEIWHLACLRVWGRNCTKLVPFKSWREMFLRRPRVRYDGVYISKTSYIRQGEESLDGFYRAWHHVEYYRYLRFFPSGQVVMLTTPEDPLAVVPRLRTKNIRMDSVMLGHFRLSQETDNQTKVFAVVCKKKEEKATEFQRNRFCRRNPAPEAEHSFHVGLHLSSGGRQMFSKLEWIHHSCHINYKLTGETVVTAFDVDSKYTPFFFARVKSYTAFSEQPL; translated from the exons ATG GCTGAAGAAAATACAGATGTGGCAGGTATGATTGAGGATGAAGATGAAGGTTCCGATGACCCAAACCTTCAG CTGGAGCTCAATGCGTTCAGAGCTCAGTGGATGTCTGAGCTCAAGCCGAGCTCTGGAGCGAGTGGATTAAGTGGCCGACTGCTGCGAGCTAAAGGTCTAAAGAGGACACAAGATATTGCCAGGGAGGAGAAA GCCACAGAGCTGTTCTTGAGAGCTGTTCAAGAAGAGCAGAATGGAGCCGTTTATGAGG CTATCAAGTTCTATCGCATGGCTGTGCAACTTGTACCTGACATTGAGTTTAAAATCAACTACAGCCGTCCTGCTGATGCAGACCGAGTTGGAGGAAACTA CGTGGAGGACAATAATGTTGATGAGATCGAAGATCTACTTGCCTACTTTGAGCAGCAGCTCAATGTGGAAAGCTCCTTTCCAAAGATCTGCACTGCTGAGTTGGATTTGACTCAGATGCACATTTCAG CCTTGCCACGGGAAATCATGATGTACATATTCCGTTGGGTCGTGTCGAGTGATCTTGACATGCGAGCCCTGGAGCAGCTCTCTCTGGTTTGCCGGGGGTTTTACATCTGTGCAAG GGACCCTGAGATTTGGCATTTAGCCTGTTTAAGAGTGTGGGGACGGAACTGCACCAAACTTGTACCCTTCAAATCCTGGAGGGAGATGTTCCTGCGAAGGCCTCGTGTGCGTTATGATG GTGTTTATATCAGTAAGACCTCATACATTCGTCAAGGAGAGGAATCGTTGGATGGATTTTACAGGGCTTGGCATCACGTTGAGTACTACAG GTACCTCCGGTTCTTCCCTAGTGGCCAAGTCGTCATGCTGACCACCCCTGAGGACCCTCTGGCCGTTGTTCCTCGCTTGCGTACAAAGAACATCAG AATGGATTCTGTTATGCTCGGTCATTTCCGTCTGTCGCAGGAGACGGACAATCAAACCAAAGTTTTTGCTGTGGTCTgcaagaaaaaggaggag AAAGCGACCGAGTTTCAAAGGAATCGGTTCTGCAGGCGGAACCCAGCTCCGGAGGCTGAACACAGCTTCCATGTGGGACTGCATCTGTCCTCTGGGGGGCGTCAGATGTTCAGTAAGCTCGAGTGGATTCACCACTCCTGCCACATCAATTACAA GCTGACTGGGGAAACGGTTGTCACAGCATTTGACGTGGACAGCAAGTACACACCCTTCTTCTTTGCACGTGTGAAGAGTTACACTGCTTTCTCTGAGCAGCCTCTTTAA